A segment of the Marinomonas posidonica IVIA-Po-181 genome:
GATGAAGTAATTGGTGTGGCGGCTGGTTTCCCAACCACAGTTAATCCAATTGTACAGTTTGGTGCTGTCCCAGTATTTGTTGATGTTGATCTAACGACTCACAATATCAATGCCGATTTGATCGAAGCTGCGATCACACCTAAAACAAAAGCCATCATGCTTGCCCATACACTAGGTAATCCTTTTAATCTTGGTAAAGTTAAAGCCTTGTGTGAAAAGTACAACCTTTGGTTAGTGGAAGATTGCTGTGATGCATTGGGTGCAACATTTGAAGGAAAAATGGTTGGGACATGGGGTGATATTGCCACACTGAGTTTCTATCCTGCTCATCATATGACTATGGGTGAAGGCGGTGCGGTTTTTACCAACAACAGCCAACTCATTTCCATTGCTGAGTCGTTCCGAGATTGGGGGCGCGACTGTTACTGTAAACCTGGTTGTGACAACACTTGTGGTACGCGTTTCAACATGCAGTTAGGCTCCTTGCCACAAGGTTATGATCACAAATATACATATTCTCACCTAGGCTACAACCTGAAAATCACGGACATGCAAGCCGCGTGTGGTTTGGCGCAGTTGAAACGTCTGCCTGAATTTATTGAGAAGCGTAATGCGAATTTTGATTACTTAAAAGGTCGTCTTGCAACCGTAACAGACTTTATCGAACTGACGGAGCCTACTGAAAACTCAACTCCTTCTTGGTTTGGTTTTCCGATTACCCTTAAAACGACAGCAGGTGTTAATAGAGTTGATCTCACCAAATATCTAGATCAATGCAAAATTGGAACACGATTGCTATTTGCAGGAAGCCTCGTTCGTCAGCCTTACTTTGAAGGTGTAGATTATAGAATCGAGGGGGAATTAACCAACACTGATATCACAATGAATCAAACACTTTGGCTAGGTATCTATCCGGGGCTTGGTAAAGAGCATCTGGATTATATCGCAGAAAAAATAGAAGAATTTTTTGGTGTGAATTTCTAATGGCGAAGCCGACCATTTTAATAACGGGGGCAAATGGCTTTTTAGGAAGCCATTTGCTTGAGGCATTGCTCGGTCAGAAATATAAAGTAGTTGTATTAAAAAGATCTACATCGGATCTATGGCGTATTACACATTTGATGGACCAAGTGGTTAGTTACGATGTGGATTTAGTTCCAGTTAAAAATGTATTTGAGGCTGTTAAAATTGATATTATTGTGCATTTAGCCACTTTATATAAAAAAGTTGATGATTCCTCAAGTATTGAAGATATGATTGACGTAAATGTATCTTTTCCGTCCCAGCTTCTAGAGATAGGGGTCGCCAACGGTGTAAAAGCATTTGTTAATACAGGGACCTTTTTTGAGTACGATTGCAGTTACCTGCCAGTAGATGAAAGTGCTAAGCTTAAAGCATTTAATTATTATGCAAAAACAAAAATTGCTTTTGAATCAGTTTTGAAAACATATTCAGAGCAGATTTTAATAAATACATTTAAGCTTTTTTCTCCATTTGGTGAAAAAGATAACCCAAAATTGATTCCTCTCATTATACAGAAGGGGTTAAATGCTGAGCCGTTTAGTCTTAGTGAGGGATTACAGAAAATTGATTTGATTTACGTAAAAGATATAGTTGATGCATATATGAAATCAATTGATAGAATGGTTGATTTATCTTTTAAACCTGAATTTGAAATATATAATTTAGGTTCCGGTCACCCTTTGAGTATTCGAGATATTGTGTCGATTATTGAGGAAGAACTGGGTAGGCGTATAAATGTTAATTGGGGTGCCCGTGCCGATAATGAAAATTTGGTTTCCTATGCAGATGTTTCAAAAGCAAAAAAGCTTTTAAGTTGGGATCTTAATTACGGTGTGAGAACTGGTATTAAAAAAACGATTGAGTATTTCAAGATTAAAAATATATGAATATTATTGAAACAGAGCTAGAAGGTGTCTTTGAAATTAAAAACAAAAAGTTTGAGGATCAAAGAGGCGTTTTTATTAAAACATTTCACGAAGGTGTATTTAAAGAATATGGTCTTGAAGCCGATTTTAAAGAAAGTTTTTTTTCAATATCAAAAAAAGATGTTCTAAGGGGGATGCATTTTCAAATGCCACCGCATGATCATGAAAAGCTAGTTTATGTTACTTGTGGTGAAATATTAGATGTTGCTGTAGATATTAGAGAAGATTCACTTACATACGGTCAATATTTCTCGACGATATTGTCACAAGAAAATGCAAAATCTTTGTATATAGGTAAAGGCTATGCGCATGGATTCTTAACATTATCCGAAAATGCGACTGTTGTGTATTTAACATCAACAGTACATTCCCCTGAAAATGATACGGGGATACATTGGGATAGTTTTGGATTTGATTGGCATGTAAAGAAGCCTATAGTTTCAGAGAGAGATGCATCTTTCCAGAAAATATCATATGCAAAAATAGGCAGTTAGAGTGAGAAAAATATCAAATGTAACCCTGGTTTCTGTTGCAACTACAGAAGTTGAGGCAACAGTGAAGGCCATTGAATATAGTATAAAAGAACTATGTTTCGAGCGCGTTTTATTATTATCACATTATGACCCAAACCCAGGAAGTAATGTTTATGAACATGTGAAAATAAAGCCTTTTAACAATGTTGCTGAATGGGGGCGCTTTGTTGTTTTTGATTTGTATAAATATATAGATACAGATTACATTATACTAATTCATGCTGACGGATTTATAGTAAATCCAAGTGCATGGTGTGATGATTTTCTTGAATATGATTATATTGGTGCTCCATGGCCGTTACCAAAAGATAAATTTTCCTATCGAGATTATTATGGCAATATCATTAGGTGTGGCAATTCTGTTTCTCTTAGGAGTAAAAAAATGTTAAGCCTTCCTAGCGAGCTAAAATTAGATTGGGAGAGTGCAGAAGATGTTTTGTTTCATGAGGATGGTTTCTTGTGTGTAAAGAATAGACATATATTACAGTCTAACGGAGTAGAATTTGCTCCATTATCATTGGCTGTCTACTTTTCTAGGGAAAAAACTCTACCTGAAAATAAAAACATTGAACCGTTTCTGTTTCATCAATGGTCTGGAAAAAATAGTAAGTATCCATGCTTTGGCGGGAAGAAGAGTATTTTCTATAAACTAAATCGTTATCTAAAATAGGATATATAGAGAATATGCCCAAAATCATAGATTCTTTCTTGTTTTTTCAAGAATTAGATTTGCTTGAAATAAGACTTTCATATCTTTATGAATATGTTGATGCATTTTTAATTGTTGAAGCCTGTCAAACATTTACAGGAAAGCCAAAAGAGTTTGTGTTTGAAAAAAATAAGAAACGTTTTGAAAAATATTCATCAAAAATAATTTACTACAAAATAGAGGACTCTCATGATAATTATGCATCTATTGTTGAGTTTTTAACTAATAAAAATACTGATTCATCTTTGAGGGTTCTTTCAATACTTGAATCTCATCAGCATTATTCAAAAGATCAGATTCATTGGGTTTTAGATAGCTATCATAGAGAATGCCTCCATATTCCAATGGCAGACTTTGATGATGATGACATAATATTGGTTTCTGACTTAGATGAAATACCATCTATTAGCACTTTTTCGGATAGTCAAAAAGAAAAAGAAAAAATAAAACCGTATGTATATCAACAACATGAGTTTCGTTATTTTCTTGACTATTATAAAGCCACCGACTGGCTTGGTACGATCAG
Coding sequences within it:
- the rfbH gene encoding lipopolysaccharide biosynthesis protein RfbH, with product MQTTETLRTEIAVLVEQYAKLQYQEKMFVAGETVIPPSGKVIGATELQYMVEASLDGWLTTGRFNEQFERELAEFIGIKHLITVNSGSSANLVAFSTLTSPKLGERAIKKGDEVIGVAAGFPTTVNPIVQFGAVPVFVDVDLTTHNINADLIEAAITPKTKAIMLAHTLGNPFNLGKVKALCEKYNLWLVEDCCDALGATFEGKMVGTWGDIATLSFYPAHHMTMGEGGAVFTNNSQLISIAESFRDWGRDCYCKPGCDNTCGTRFNMQLGSLPQGYDHKYTYSHLGYNLKITDMQAACGLAQLKRLPEFIEKRNANFDYLKGRLATVTDFIELTEPTENSTPSWFGFPITLKTTAGVNRVDLTKYLDQCKIGTRLLFAGSLVRQPYFEGVDYRIEGELTNTDITMNQTLWLGIYPGLGKEHLDYIAEKIEEFFGVNF
- a CDS encoding NAD-dependent epimerase/dehydratase family protein; its protein translation is MAKPTILITGANGFLGSHLLEALLGQKYKVVVLKRSTSDLWRITHLMDQVVSYDVDLVPVKNVFEAVKIDIIVHLATLYKKVDDSSSIEDMIDVNVSFPSQLLEIGVANGVKAFVNTGTFFEYDCSYLPVDESAKLKAFNYYAKTKIAFESVLKTYSEQILINTFKLFSPFGEKDNPKLIPLIIQKGLNAEPFSLSEGLQKIDLIYVKDIVDAYMKSIDRMVDLSFKPEFEIYNLGSGHPLSIRDIVSIIEEELGRRINVNWGARADNENLVSYADVSKAKKLLSWDLNYGVRTGIKKTIEYFKIKNI
- a CDS encoding DUF5672 family protein gives rise to the protein MRKISNVTLVSVATTEVEATVKAIEYSIKELCFERVLLLSHYDPNPGSNVYEHVKIKPFNNVAEWGRFVVFDLYKYIDTDYIILIHADGFIVNPSAWCDDFLEYDYIGAPWPLPKDKFSYRDYYGNIIRCGNSVSLRSKKMLSLPSELKLDWESAEDVLFHEDGFLCVKNRHILQSNGVEFAPLSLAVYFSREKTLPENKNIEPFLFHQWSGKNSKYPCFGGKKSIFYKLNRYLK
- the rfbC gene encoding dTDP-4-dehydrorhamnose 3,5-epimerase, whose translation is MNIIETELEGVFEIKNKKFEDQRGVFIKTFHEGVFKEYGLEADFKESFFSISKKDVLRGMHFQMPPHDHEKLVYVTCGEILDVAVDIREDSLTYGQYFSTILSQENAKSLYIGKGYAHGFLTLSENATVVYLTSTVHSPENDTGIHWDSFGFDWHVKKPIVSERDASFQKISYAKIGS
- a CDS encoding glycosyl transferase; protein product: MPKIIDSFLFFQELDLLEIRLSYLYEYVDAFLIVEACQTFTGKPKEFVFEKNKKRFEKYSSKIIYYKIEDSHDNYASIVEFLTNKNTDSSLRVLSILESHQHYSKDQIHWVLDSYHRECLHIPMADFDDDDIILVSDLDEIPSISTFSDSQKEKEKIKPYVYQQHEFRYFLDYYKATDWLGTISSRYSLIKNTSFNLLRMDSKIIRNLVSKDSVKNAGYHFTSCGGIEMIKEKIQSWGHQEFNNPLILSNLEKNINEGRDIFMRDSGTNLTRVALNDKHFFDSEISIILERYQDLISVRDINIQTDSYLKRITQKTTLNLFKLIYKIKILLKKIV